DNA from Halorarum salinum:
GCGTCGAGGCGTCCGTACGCGACGGGATCACGGCGTCCGACGTGCGCGCACCGGGGGAGGAGCGGTCCGCCGACGGTGCGGTCGCTCGGAACGACTGAGAGACGGAGTGAGCCGTCCACGCGCGACGGACGCCGAGACCCGTACCCCGTTGGAGTCGAGCGGCGTGGAGATCCGTTCCGGGCCGGCGTCCGGGCCCCGGTGTGGACGAGCCCGCGGAACTCGCGCCGATCGGGTCGCTAGTCGTCCGCGGTCGGCGCCGTGCCGGCGACGGGGACCTCCACCTCGCCCGCGTCGAGTTCGGCCTCGAGTTCCCGGGCGGCCTGCACGAGGTTCTCCATCTTACCGTAGGCGACCTCGCGCGGGAGGAGCTTCAGCCCGCAGTCGGGCGAGACGGTGAGCTTCTCGGGCGGCACCACCTTCAGCCCCTGCCGGACGTTCTCCTTGATCTCGGCGACCGGCTCCACCTCGGCGACGTGGGCGTCGACCACGCCGAGCGCGAGGTCCGGCGCGAACTCGCCGTCCGCGAAGGTGTCGATCTGTTCGTAGTCCCCGTTGCACAGTTCCACGTCGAACTCGTCGATGGGGTAGTCGTTGATCTCGGGGTAGACCCGCGAGTAGTCGCCGTAGCAGACGTGCAGGCCGACGCGCACGTCCTCCGGGACGCCCGCGACGATGCGGTCGAGACATTCGCCGACGATGGCGTGGTCGTCGGGTATCGTCGCGAGCGCCGGCTCGTCGATCTGGACGTACCGCGCGCCCGCTTCGACGAGCTTCTCGACCTCCTCGTTCACCAGATCCGCGAGGTCGTACGCGAGCACCTCGCTGTCGTCGTACGCCTCGTTGAACGACCAGTTCGCCAGCGTGTACGGGCCGGTGATGGGTACCTTCACCGGGCGCGAGGCGACCGCGTCGGTGAACTCGAACTCGTCGACGAGCCAGGGGTCGGCGTACGCCACCTCGTCGACGACCGAGGGCTTGTCGAAGTAGTTGTGGCCCCACACCTTCACCGGACCGTTGAACTCGTAGCCGTCGATGCGCTCGGCGAAGAACTCCACCATCTCCTCGCGGCGCATCTCCCCGTCGACGACCGTGTCGAGGCCGGCGCGCTCGTGTTCGTGGGTGATGACCCGACAGGCGTCGTCGTGGGCCTCGGCGAGGTCGCCCCCGTCGAACTTGGCGTCCCCGTCCTCGGCGAGGTCGGTCGCCCGGTTGAGCCACTTCGGCTTGGGGTACGAGCCGACGACCGTGGTGAGCAGGAAGTGGTCGGTCGGGTGGCCCTCGGGGCGGAACTGCTCGCGGTTCCCGGGGTTCCGGCTCACGCCTCCACCTCCCCGGCCTCGACCAGCCGAGCGCCCTCCACGAGCGTCGAGAGCTTCTCGAGGTGCTTGTTCGTCGGCAGGTAGAACAGCTCCGCGTTGGTCGCCACGTACGTCGTTCCGAACGACTGGGACGGGATCCGCTCGTCGGCCCAGGCGACCCGCTCCGCGACGGTCCGTGGCTCCTCGACGAGCGTGTTCTGCCCGTCGACCAGTCCGAGCGCGACGTCGTCCTTCGTGCCGTACTCGTTGATGCACTCCAGGTTCGCCCCGCGGTCGGCGGCGACGAGGTCGAAGCCGATGGCGTCCACGTCCGCGTCCATGAGGTGGGCGTACGGCTTCTCGTCGAACGCCTCCCAGTACGTGTGGACGACGACCTCGGCGTCGGTCGCGCCCGCGACGGCGTCGATGGCCTCGCTCGCCCGCTCGTCGAGTCCGTCGCCCGGGGCGTTCGTCACGTAGGACGGTTCGAGCAGGAACAGCGTCGCGTGGTCGGGGAACGCCTCGACCTCCCCGGCGAGGAACTCCGAGACGGCGGCGAGGAACTCCGCCTCGTCGCCGTAGTGCTCGTCGGTCGCCAGGTCCGCGAGCGTGTACGGGCCGGGGAGGACGGCCTGGAGTCGGTCGCCAGCGTCGCTTCCGAGCAGTTCCGCCGCAGCCTCGAGTTCGGCGGCGACGTCGCCCGAGAACCCGAGTTCGCCGGTCACGCGGGGGTCGCGGTAGAAGTTGTTGTTGTCGTAGTATCGGACGATTCCGCCCGTCTCGACGTTCCCGTGGACGGTCAGCGGGTGCGCGAGCATGTCGTCCCAGCGGGCCTGCCCCTCGACGACCCTGTCGAGGTCGGCTTCGATCTGGTCGTCGACGAACTCGCCCCGGACGCGCTCGTACGCGGCGGCGACGCGTCCGCCCTCCCCGCCCGAGACGAGGTCGCCCTTCTGGTGGCCTTTCAGGTCGGAGAGCTCCCGCTTCGCCTCGTCCGGGAGCGGGAACAGCCCCGGTGTGGTCGCGACTACGTCAGTCATCACTCACGAGTTCGGAATGCCGAGGCATAATACTTGCTAAAGCGAATAATGCCCTCTAGTTATCCATCGTGAGCGCGAGCACCGACAGCGTCTCGTAGGGGAACGACTCCTCGCGAACCGTCTCCGCCCGGAACCCGCCGTCGAGGGCGTACTCGATCACCTCGCCGAACCCGGCCAGCGAGGAGACGAGCAGGAGGGCCACGCCCGAGGGCGCGAGCACGCGCCCCGCGTCGTCGAGGAACGGTTCGATCAGGTCGCGTCCCGACGCGCCGCCCGAGAGGGCGGCCTCCTGCCAGTCGTCCCACTCCGCGTCGGGGTCGGTCGGGAGGTAGGGGGGGTTGAACAGGACCGCGTCGAAGGCGGCCCCGCGGAAGGGGTCGAGCAGGTTCGCGCACACGGCCTCGACCCCCCGATCGCGGGCGCGACGGCAGGCGTGGGGGTTCACGTCGCTCCCGACGACGCGCTCGACGCCGTCCACGTCGGCCACCCGTTCGGCGACCCACCCCGACCCCGTTCCGACCTCGAGGACGGTCCCGCGGGCGCGTGCGGCCGCGGCCTCGGCGAGCAGCCCCGAGTCCTCCGCCGGCGCGTAGACCGGGTCGGCGAGCCCCCGACGCTCGGCCAGGCGGTCCCGGGAGCCGGGACGTCCGCCCGGCGGCTCCGCGTCCTCCCCGCCGCCGGGCCGGTCACTCGGCACCGTCGGCCTCCGCGGGGTAGCCGTCCTCGGCGGCCGCGCCGGCGACGTCGACGCGTGAGGCCTCGTCCCGGGCCGACAGCTCCCGCTGCGGGTACGGGATGGACACGTCCGCCTCGTCGAACGCGGACTTGACGGCCGCGATCACGTCCGTCCGCGCCTTCCACATCTTCCGGGCGCTCGGGTTGTCGATGTGGAACCGCAGCCGCAGGACCACGGCCGAGTCGCCGAACTCCGACAGGACGACCTGCGGGTTCGGCTGCTCGAGCAGGACGTCGAGGTCGGCCATCGCCTCCTCGGCCAGCGCGGTCGCCGCCTCGAGGTCGGCCTCGTAGTCGACGCCCACGTCCACGTTGCCCCGGAGCCGCCCCTTCCGGGAGCGGTTCACGATCTCCTCGCTCGTCACCATGTCGTTTGGCACCATCACGAGTTCGTCGTCGAACGTCCGGAGCTGGGTGTTGACGATGTTGATGTCGGTGACGATCCCCTCCTGCTCGTCGATGCGGACCCAGTCGCCCAGTTCGAACGGCCGGGAGAACAGCACGACGAACCCCGCGAGCACCGCGCCGAGCGTCTGTCGCGCCGCGAACCCGAGGATGATGCCGGCAAAGCCCGCGCCGACCAGCAGCCCGCCGACGTTTTGCCCCCAGAGGGCGAGCACGACGAGCGACGCCACGCCGAAGATGCTCACCTGGAGGACGTGATGGACGATCTGCCGCTGGTGCCGGGTGATCCGGCCACGACCGCGTGCGACCCGCCTGACGGCCTGCTTCGTCACGCGGGTGGCCGAGTACGCGCCGACGAGGATGACGAGCGTGAACACGGTGCTGACGACTTCCGCCCGCCCGAAGTCGAGCACGTCGAAGACGTAGCCCAGCACCGCGGTTCCCCGCCAGAGGACGACGAAGAAGACGCCGGCCAGAACGGTCAACACCGCCATCGTGCCCGCCTGGACCGACTCGACGAACGCGTCGCCGAATCGCTCCTTCGCCGGATCGCCGGCCCGTCGGACGAGCTCCGCCGAGATCAGGAGCACCGCGAGCGCGACGGCGGTCCCCGCGAGCTGGGCGCCGACCGTCGGGAACATCCCCTGGACGGGTTCCGTCACCTCGGGCGGCAGCAGCGGGGTTCCACCGGCCGTCTCGTTTCCGACCGGGAAGGGGGTCTCCGTCCCGTTGCCGGCCTGAAACGGGGCCTCCGTCTCGTTGCCGGACTCGGTACCAGTCTGGGTCACTACTGCCCACCACCTACGTCGCTCACTCGGCGGGCCGTGCGCGCCAGCGCCGCGAAGGCCGAGGGGTCGAGTTCGCCGGGTCGCCTCGAGAGCGTCGCCTCGTCGACGGCCTCGACGACCGCGTCCGGGTCGGCGAGCCCCGAGATGTGGGCCGTGTTCCGGATCGCGTTCCGGACGGTCTTGCGCCGCTGGGTGAAGAGCGCCTTCACGAACCGGAGGAAGAACGCCTCGTCCTCGACCTCGTAGGTCGGCTCCCGCGGGGTGCACCTGACGACCGCGCTCTCGACGCGCGGCTGGGGGTCGAACGCCTCCCGCGGAACCGTCTCGACGAGTTCCACGTCCGCGTAGTGGCCCGCGCTCACCGAGAGCCGACCGTACTCGGGCGTGTCGGGCTCGGCCACCATCCGCTCCCCGAACTCGAACTGGACCATCAGGACGAGCGGACGCCCCTCGGGCAGCAGCCGGAAGGCGATCTCCGAGGAGACGCCGTACGGCAGGTTCGACACGCAGGCGGTGAACGGCGGAAGCTCCACGGCGAGCGCGTCCCCCTCGATCACCGCCAGCCGACCGGCCTCGACCGCGTCGGCGAACTCCTCCCGCAGGAACGCCGCGAGTTCGGGGTCGCGCTCGACGACGGTCACGCGCTCGCTCACGTCGAGCAGGCGGTCGGTCAGCGCGCCGGTCCCCCCGCCGATCTCCAGGACGTGCGAGCGGTCGGCGTCGGCGGGGAGGTAGCCGGGGAGCCTGTCCAGGACTCGGTCGTCGACGAGGAAGTGCTGGTCCCTGTCCGGGTCGCCCCTGACCCCCGCGCGCCGGCGGAGACGGTCCGGGTCCCGGGAGGCGGACTCGGACTCGAACTCGGTCATCGTCCCCGCTTCGAAGTCGTCGGCCGTAAATCCGTCTATCGGGGGCGCGTCATCCCCCGTCGCCGCCGTTCCGGCCGACGAACGTCCGGTACTTGAGGTCCTCGTCGCGCAGTTCCTCCATGATCCGTTCGACGAGCACGTCCTGCGGGTGGTGGAGCCCCGAGACGCGATCGGTCACATCGTCGAACGACTCGAACGGCCCCCGTTTCCGCTCGTCGAGGATGTTGTTCCTGAGCTTCTTCCCGATGCCCGGGAGGAGGTTCAGCTGGTGGAGCCGGAGCGAGATGGGTCCGGCGTCGTTGAAGAAGTCCACGAACCGCCGCTCCTCGCGCTCGACCAGCTCCTCGACGGCGTACTCCAGTTCGCCCTGCGCGTTCCGCGTCAGGTCGTCGTAGCCGATCTCGGTCATCCGGTCCACGACGGCCGGGTCGGGTTCGGGGTCGACGACGAGCCCGTCGCCGATGGAGACGTCGGCGCCGTCGACGATCTGCAGCCGGAAGAGCCGGAAGTCGTCCGTGTCGAGCGCGTACGCCAGTGCCGGCTTCTGGTGGGGCGCCCTGTTGTCCGCCGGATCGCCGTTCGGCAGGAAGTCGAGTATCACCGCCTCGCGTGTCTCGCCCCTCGATCCGGCCGTCTCGTCGGCCGTGGCGGCGTCCGCGTCTGTCGGGGGGTTCTCCGTCGACGGCTCGTCGGTCATACACCTGAATAGAGCCGGCAGGTGCATAAAAGGTGGTCGCCGCGGCGGCCCGCGTTCAGGCGTACTTCGCGACGACGTTGAGGATCTCGTCGAGTTCGTCGCCCGAGAGCGCGTACCGCTCCTGGGCGTACACGGCCCGCAGCTCCGTCCGGTCGCGCGGCAGCAGATCGGCGATCTTGTAGGCGGTCGCCTCGTCCACCTTCTCCAGTTCCCGGAGCTCCTCGACGAGTTCGAGCGACTCCTCGGCGTCGAGGACGGCGAACCGGTTCACGTGCTCGATGGCCCGCGCCAGCTCGTAGCGGAGCTCGCGGTCCTCGTCGGCCGCGCGCTCGGTCTCGACGTCGGCGAGCAGTTCCTTCGCCTGGGAGACGGTGAGGTACTCCTCGTCGAGCTTCTCCTTGAAGATCGTCATTCCTCGGACTGCTGGGCGCGGAGGTGGGCCGGCTTGGCGATGAGCGTCTTGGTCACGCTTCCGTCGGTTATCTCCACCTTGTAGGCGGTCCCCTGTTCGCCGACGACGGTCCCCGTCCGGCCGTTGAACCGGGGGTGGAACCGGCCGTCGGGGACGGAGGGGTCGAGCGTCAGGTGGACCGTCTGGCCCTCCTCGAACTCCGCGATGGCGCGCTGGGGCGGGGAGGTGCCCCGCTCCCGGGGGTCGTTCGACAGCTTACCTCGTGTTCCGTGGAGCGGTCCGTTCGAACTCGGCATAATCGTACGAGGTCTTTCTTCGGGTTCACTTATAAATGGTGCGTTCTCGGTTCCCGCGTGCGGCGGCCGAACACGGCCGGCCGGCTTCGACGGCGGGTCACGGCCCGCCCGGCCTCACCGGACGACCCGTTTCACGTCGGCTCCGTCCGCCCGCCGAACGACCGCACGCACGGGGTCGCGAGCGCCAGCGAGGTTGTCGCTGTCCCCGTCGAGCACCAGGAGTTCGGCGGGTCGTCCCTCCTCCACGAGTCCGCAGTCGAGGCCCGCCAGTTCCGCCCCGTCGACCGTGGCCATCCGGAGCACCTCGGTGGCGGTCGCGTCGGTGAGTTTCGCGGCGAACTCCATCTCGCGGAACATGGACGGGGAGTTCAACATCACGTTGTCCGTGCCGAGCGCGACCGTCGTCCGGTCGAGCAGTTCCCGCAACGGCGGGACGCCGACGCCGGTGACGAGGTTCGAGCGCGGGCAGACGACGACCGGCGTCCCCGCGTCCGCCAGCCTGTCGAGGTGGACTGGTTCGGGGTGGACCATGTGGACGAGGTGGTCGGGGTCGAGGTCCATCGCGGCGTTCACGTCGTCGGCGTCGCGCTCGCCCGCGTGGATGCCGAACAGCTTCCCCTCACGCCGGGTCGCGTTCCGCTCGGCGTCGAAGTCGCCGTCGCGCGCGCCGCTGGCGCCGAACCCGTCCGCGTCCGGGTGCTCCATCGCGGCCACGGACCCCCGCCCGAGGACGACGCTCTCGACGGGGATGTCGGCGCCCGCCTCCCGGATGGCCTCCACCCCCTCGACGCCGCCCTCACGGAACTCGACGTGCGCGACGGTCCCCGTCTCGGCCATGAACCGCAGCGAGCGCCGCATGGCCCCGACGGTCTCCTCGCGGGTCGCGTCCCGGAGCAACCGGTGTTTGAGCCCGTCGGGCGGCGCGACGAGTTCGTCGAGCGACAGGCCGCCGCCGGCCTCCTTCGCGATGGAGTCGCCGATGTGGGTATGGGCGTTGACGAACCCGGGGAGGATGAGGTCCGTCGACCCCGTCGGCGCCTCCTCGACGGCGGTCACGACGCCGTCCTCGACGACGACGCGGCCCTCGATCGGCTCGAACCCCCGGCCGACGAGCACCGTCCCCTCGAACGTCCGGGGTCCGGTCATCGCGACGCGCCCTCGAACTCGTCCAGCGTCGCGGTCACGCCGGGCGTGACGTCCGCGACGAGCGCTCCCTCGATGTCCAGGCCGAGCCGTTCGGCCGCCGCCCGGCCGACGCGGTCGGTCGCGTCCGCCACGGTGTACACGCCGAGGCGCCACTGCTCCCGCTGGGCCGTCCTGAGCGCCGTCACGAGCGGCGACTGGTCCTCCAGCCGTCGGACGTCGCCGTTCACGAGCACCTTCGAGGTTGACTCCTTCATCGACGGCTCGGGCGGGACGTCGACGATGACCTCGCTCGTGTCGAGTTCGCACCGCTCCGCGACGTCGGCCTCCACCGCCCGAAGCTCCTTCGGGTCGGCAGTCCGCAACGAGTCCGGAACGTCGTGGTACTCGGCCCAGACGGCGCGCTTGTAGAGGTCGCGCGAGTCGTACCGCCGCGCGAACCCGGCCGTCCCGTCGTTCATCCGCATCGCACTGACCAGGTCGTAGTCGTCCATCCGGCGGACGGCCCCCGCCTCGATGTCGGGCGAGTCCAGCAGGCGCTCGGTCGCGCGCCGGAGCATCGCCTTGCTGATGCGGGCGACCGGGTGGGTGTACACCGTCGGGTTCATCAGCGCCCGCGCGAGCAGGAGCGACTCGGCGGTCTGGACGTTCCCCTCGTCGAGCACGAGTTCGCCGTCCACGAACGTCAGCTCCCGGACGAGCCGCTCGTGGTCGATGGTGCCGTAGGGGACGCCCGTGTGGTGGGCGTCCCGCACCAGGTAGTCCATCCGGTCGACGTCCAGTTCCCCCGAGACGAGCTGGCCGTACTGGCCCTCCCCGGCGATGAGGTTCGCGACGCGGTCGGGGTCGAGCCCGTGGTCCGCGAGGACGTCCCCCACTTCCGTGTTCGCGATGAGGCCGTTCACGTCGTCGTGATACAGCCCCGTGTACTGGTGGAGCAGCTCCTCCACGTTGTGGCTGAACGGCGCGTGCCCGACGTCGTGGAGGAGCGCGGCGGCCCGGACCCGCTCGGCCTGGACGCCCTCGACGGAGAGCTGTTCCAGCGCGTGGGAGGCGAGGTGGTAGACGCCGAGGCTGTGCTCGAACCGGGTGTGGTTGGCCGACGGGTAGACGAGCTTCACCGTGCCGAGCTGTGCGATCCGGCGGAGTCGCTGCACCTGCGGGGTGTCGACCAGGTCGGTCGCCACGCCCTCCAGTTCGATGTGGTCGTGGACGGAGTCCTTGATCGTCGTCACGCGTGGTCCCCCCGTGGGTACCGGCCGTGCGACCGGGGCGCCCCGCGTCGGGACGGCGCGGCGAGTCGGGTCATACCCCGCGTTTGGCCGCCACCGGATAAAAACGGTTGGCGATTCGACCGGGACGGGTGGACCGGCGTCTCCCCCGTCCGCGTTCGCCGGGGGCTCCGAGACGCCGCTCGACCGTCGAAACCCCGCAGTTCCGGGCAAAACAGCTAATCAGGACGGCGTGCAACGGTAACGCATGACGATACGTGAGGCGTCCGACGACGACGTCGACGCGATCCGTGACGTCGCGCGCGCCTCGTGGGAGGCCGACTACCCGGAGATTCTGAGCCGCGAGACCATCGAGGAGGGCGTCGAGGAGTGGTACGGCACGGACGCCCTCCACGAGGCGGTCTCGGACGCGCGGACCCGGCTGCTCGTCGCCGACGAGGGGGACGCGGTCGTCGGATTCGCCCACGCGGTCCTGAACGGCGAGGACGAGGGGGACATCCTGCGACTGTACGTCCACCCCGAGCACAGACGGCAGGGGATCGGCCGTCGGCTGTTCGAGCGGGTGCGGGACGACCTGTACGAGCGCGACGTCGACCGGATCTACGCGATGGTCCTCGCGGACAACGACCTCGGAAACGCGTTCTACCGGGACCTCGGCCTCGAGCGGGTCACCGAGGAGGAGACGACGATCGGCGGGGACGCCGTCCGGGAGCACACGTTCGCGCTGGAACGCGGGTAGGTCCGGGGACGACCGGGCCGTTCGCGGTACGCCGCTCGACGGTTCGTCCCCGGACGGAGGACGGGCGCGTCGTTACGGCACCATCGCACGGACGCCGAGGACGTCCTCGGCCGCCGCGGCCACCTCGTCGACGTGCTCCTCGGGCGCGTACACCCCCATCCGCCAGCCCGCGCGCTGGGCGGCGCGAAGCCCGGACACGAGTTCGGAGGCGTCCTCCAGCCGCTGGGGGACCCCGTTGACGACGACCCTGCTGCCGGCCTCCGTGAACGTCGGCCGGTCCGGCACGTCGACGACGACGTCCCGGGCGTCGACGTCCGCGAGGTCGGCGATCTCCCGCTCCGTGGCCCGCTCCTCGCCGTGGTCGAACTCGACGACGTCCGTCGGGACGGCGGCCAGGTCGGCCCACACGGCGCGCTTGTACAGGTCGCGGTACTCGATGCGGCGGCCGAGTTCGGGCACGTCCCCGCGCAGCGCGACCAGCAGGTCGTGGTCCGCCATCCGGCGGAACGTCTCGACGTCCGTCCCGCACTCGATGAGCCGCTCGGAGGCGCGCTCCAGCATCGCGCCGGCGATGCGGGAGACGTGGTGGCGGTACACCGTCGCGTCCATGAGCGCCCGCGCGAGCAGGAGCGATTCGGCGGTCTGGACGTTCCCCTCGCCGAGGACGAGCTGCCCGTCGCTGTACCGAAGTTCCCGGACGAGCCGCTCGTGGTCGATGGTGCCGTAGGGGACGCCCGTGTGGTGGGCGTCCCGCACCAGGTAGTCCATCCGGTCGACGTCCAGTTCCCCCGAGACGAGCTGGCCGAGTTCCCCCTCGCCGCGGACCAGCGCGGCGACCCGGTCCGGGTCCAGCCCGTGGTCCGCGAGGACGCCGGCCGCGTCCGTCCGTTCGAGCAGGTCGCCCACCTCGTCGTGATGGCGGCCGGTGTGGCGCTCGATGACCTCCTCGGTCTGGTGGCCGTACGGACCGTGGCCGACGTCGTGCAGGAGCGCCGCGGCACGGACGTGCCTGGCGCGGTCGCCCTCCACGCCGAGGTACTCCAGCGAGCGCGACGCGAGGTGGTAGACGCCGAGGCTGTGCTCGAACCGGGTGTGCGAGGCGGAGGGGTAGACGAGTCGAACGGTGGAGAGCTGTTTGATGTGTCTGAGCCGCTGGAAGGCGTCGGTGTCCAGCAGGTCCGCCGCGACGGGATCGAGGGTGATGTAGTCGTGAACGCTGTCCTTGATTGCCTTCATCGGTCGCTACGCGGTGGTCGGCTCCTCGTCGTGAAACACTGTCGATGGGTGTCCGCCCGTCCATGTGCGGCCCCGAGCGACGCTAGATCGGAACGCCCGTCTCCTCGTAGGCGGTCCCCAGGATGACCATCGTCTGGGACCGGTCGAACCCCTCCATGCCGGCGATCTGTCCGAACATGAGCTCCCGGAGGTCGTCGGTGCTCCCGGCGTACACCCGCATCATCACGTCCCACTCGCCCGTCGTCAGGTGGACCTCCCGGACGCCCTCCACGTCGCGAAGCCGCGCGAGCGCCTCGTCCTCGTGCCCCTGCTGGACGCGGAGGCCGACGAGCGCCGAGACGCCGTAGCCCACCGCACCCGGGTCGATCTCGGCGTGGTACCCCCGGATGACGCCCGCCTCCTCCATGCGCGAGACCCGGTCGTGGACGGTCGCGCTCGACATGTCGATCCGGCGCGCCACCTCGCTGAACGGCGTCCGCGCGTCCTCCTGGAGGATGCGGAGGATGGCCCGGTCCGTCTCGTCGAGTTCCATACCGCCCCTCCGGATGGACGGTACTTCGACGTTGCGTTCGACCCGATCGGGGACCGCGTCGATCGGGGACGATGCGGGTCGGAAACGACGCGGATCGGGATCCCGCGTCGCTCCCGAACGATCAGTCCCGAACGGCGTCGACGCCGCGGGCGGCCGCCAGCACCTCGTCGTGTAGTTCGCCGTTGGAGGCGACCAGCCCGCGCGAGTCGTGGGTCCAGCGATCGCCGTTCAGATCCGTGACCGTCCCGCCGGCGTTCCGGATCATGTGGACCCCCGCGACGGTGTCCCAGGGGTTGCAGGCGACGTTGGTGACGGTTCCCTCCAGCGAACCGTCGGCGACCATGGGGAGCGTCGCCTGGGCGGAGCCGAACCGGCGGAGGTCGGCGAACCGCCGGACGATCTCCGAGCAGGCGGCCGCGTACTCGTCGCGCCGGTCGCGCCCCCACCAGATGGTGGGCGCGACGGCGCCCCGCTCCGGGTCGTCGACGTCGCTGACGGTCACCCGCTCGCCGTTCCGGTAGGTCGCGTCCCCGTCGGCGACGTACGCGTCGTCCATCGCCGGCAGGACGTTCGCGGCGGCGACCGGTTCGCCGTCGACGACGGCCGCGACGGCGGTCGCGAACACCCGGATGTCCCGCACGTAGTTGTTCGTCCCGTCGATGGGGTCGATCACCCAGACCGGCCCCTCCGGCGGAACCTCCTTCAGTACGTCCACCTCGGCGGTCTCACCGTCGCTCCCGCGGGCACTCTCCTCCTCGCCCACGAACGCGTCGTCGGGGAACGACTCGCGGACCGTCTCGATGACCCGCCGCTGGGCGGCGCGGTCGGCCGCCGTGACCACGTCGGTCTTCTCGGCCTTCGTCTCCACGTCGATTCCGATGCGAAAGTGCTTCGCGGCGACGGCCGCGCCGGCGCGGGCCGCCTGCTCGGCCACGGCGGCCCGGCCCGGTTGCTCGCTCATGGCCCGCACGAACGGGGAGGCAACCCGAATATCCGTCGGTCCGCCGGCGCCGGCGGATGGGTTTAGGTGCGTCCGCGCGGTAGCTTCGACCGTGACCGACGAGCGAACGGACCGCCCCGGTGACGTCGACGCGACGCTCTCGGGCCTGCTCTCGACCGCACGCGGGCACGCCAGCGAGGGCGAGACGGACGAACTGCTCGACGCGCTGGAGGCGGTCGCGACGGTCGCCCGGGCCGAACTCCCCGAGACGGGTCGGCGGGAGCGGGTACTGTTCGGTTGCTCGCGGGTCGAGTACCACGCCGAGGCCGACCACGAGGTGGCGGCCGAGTACCTCCGGGTGATGGAGCGCCTGTTCGATTCCGATTAACTCGATTCCGACTCAGAGTGAGTTTAACTGGCGCGGGACCGAACGGCCGTCCATGCGACCGACGGAAGCGGTCAGACAGCTCGAACACGTCATCGACGCGACCACGACCGACGGCGGCAGGCGCTGTGCGGTCACCTACCGGCGGACGTTCGAGCGGGTCGCCGCCGACGGGACCGGCGACGACGTGACCGACCTCGCCACGGCGCTCGGGACGGAGGTCCGACGCGGGAACCGGCCGTCGCCCGCGCAGGCCCGGCGGGAGGCGGACCGCGTCCTCGGCGTCGCGACCGACGGCGGCGAGTAGGTCGCCGGTGGGCCCGGCCGGAACCGCGGCCGGGACCGGGACGTGGGAGCGACCGTCAGCCACGCCCGCCGCCCGACCGCCGTTCCGCTTTCGTGCTAGACGGTTTTACCGTGGGTCGTGAAGGGCCGGCATGGTACGGTCCGACCTGGCCGATCGACTCGTCGTACTGGCGATCGGACTGTTGATCGTACTCGGTCCGGTCGTGCTCCTCGTGCTCACCCTCGGCTTCCTCATGGTCACCGGGGACCTCCTGGTCAACCAGGTGACGCCCGTCGAGTTCCTCGAACTGTACGTCATCGACCTGCTCCTGTTCTCCGCCT
Protein-coding regions in this window:
- a CDS encoding HD domain-containing protein; this encodes MKAIKDSVHDYITLDPVAADLLDTDAFQRLRHIKQLSTVRLVYPSASHTRFEHSLGVYHLASRSLEYLGVEGDRARHVRAAALLHDVGHGPYGHQTEEVIERHTGRHHDEVGDLLERTDAAGVLADHGLDPDRVAALVRGEGELGQLVSGELDVDRMDYLVRDAHHTGVPYGTIDHERLVRELRYSDGQLVLGEGNVQTAESLLLARALMDATVYRHHVSRIAGAMLERASERLIECGTDVETFRRMADHDLLVALRGDVPELGRRIEYRDLYKRAVWADLAAVPTDVVEFDHGEERATEREIADLADVDARDVVVDVPDRPTFTEAGSRVVVNGVPQRLEDASELVSGLRAAQRAGWRMGVYAPEEHVDEVAAAAEDVLGVRAMVP
- a CDS encoding HD domain-containing protein, which produces MTTIKDSVHDHIELEGVATDLVDTPQVQRLRRIAQLGTVKLVYPSANHTRFEHSLGVYHLASHALEQLSVEGVQAERVRAAALLHDVGHAPFSHNVEELLHQYTGLYHDDVNGLIANTEVGDVLADHGLDPDRVANLIAGEGQYGQLVSGELDVDRMDYLVRDAHHTGVPYGTIDHERLVRELTFVDGELVLDEGNVQTAESLLLARALMNPTVYTHPVARISKAMLRRATERLLDSPDIEAGAVRRMDDYDLVSAMRMNDGTAGFARRYDSRDLYKRAVWAEYHDVPDSLRTADPKELRAVEADVAERCELDTSEVIVDVPPEPSMKESTSKVLVNGDVRRLEDQSPLVTALRTAQREQWRLGVYTVADATDRVGRAAAERLGLDIEGALVADVTPGVTATLDEFEGASR
- a CDS encoding amidohydrolase family protein, coding for MTGPRTFEGTVLVGRGFEPIEGRVVVEDGVVTAVEEAPTGSTDLILPGFVNAHTHIGDSIAKEAGGGLSLDELVAPPDGLKHRLLRDATREETVGAMRRSLRFMAETGTVAHVEFREGGVEGVEAIREAGADIPVESVVLGRGSVAAMEHPDADGFGASGARDGDFDAERNATRREGKLFGIHAGERDADDVNAAMDLDPDHLVHMVHPEPVHLDRLADAGTPVVVCPRSNLVTGVGVPPLRELLDRTTVALGTDNVMLNSPSMFREMEFAAKLTDATATEVLRMATVDGAELAGLDCGLVEEGRPAELLVLDGDSDNLAGARDPVRAVVRRADGADVKRVVR
- a CDS encoding GNAT family N-acetyltransferase; its protein translation is MTIREASDDDVDAIRDVARASWEADYPEILSRETIEEGVEEWYGTDALHEAVSDARTRLLVADEGDAVVGFAHAVLNGEDEGDILRLYVHPEHRRQGIGRRLFERVRDDLYERDVDRIYAMVLADNDLGNAFYRDLGLERVTEEETTIGGDAVREHTFALERG
- a CDS encoding inositol monophosphatase family protein, translating into MSEQPGRAAVAEQAARAGAAVAAKHFRIGIDVETKAEKTDVVTAADRAAQRRVIETVRESFPDDAFVGEEESARGSDGETAEVDVLKEVPPEGPVWVIDPIDGTNNYVRDIRVFATAVAAVVDGEPVAAANVLPAMDDAYVADGDATYRNGERVTVSDVDDPERGAVAPTIWWGRDRRDEYAAACSEIVRRFADLRRFGSAQATLPMVADGSLEGTVTNVACNPWDTVAGVHMIRNAGGTVTDLNGDRWTHDSRGLVASNGELHDEVLAAARGVDAVRD
- a CDS encoding Lrp/AsnC family transcriptional regulator, translating into MELDETDRAILRILQEDARTPFSEVARRIDMSSATVHDRVSRMEEAGVIRGYHAEIDPGAVGYGVSALVGLRVQQGHEDEALARLRDVEGVREVHLTTGEWDVMMRVYAGSTDDLRELMFGQIAGMEGFDRSQTMVILGTAYEETGVPI